One genomic segment of Candidatus Zixiibacteriota bacterium includes these proteins:
- a CDS encoding DUF1049 domain-containing protein → MNAKYIIILVLLIFLVLFLVANSSPAQVHFLFFRLETSQAVLILISALIGFLIGLAVLYKQQRKKKEKQ, encoded by the coding sequence ATGAACGCCAAATATATTATCATCCTGGTTCTTTTGATCTTTCTCGTGTTATTCCTGGTTGCCAACAGCTCGCCGGCACAGGTGCATTTCTTATTTTTCAGGCTCGAGACCTCTCAGGCTGTTCTGATCCTGATTTCAGCGTTGATTGGATTTCTGATCGGTCTGGCTGTTTTGTACAAGCAACAGCGAAAAAAGAAGGAAAAGCAGTGA
- a CDS encoding ferredoxin encodes MAMKISVECTACGICEPECPLTAISEGEDIYIIDPEVCNECEEQEGDSHCVAVCPVDCIELY; translated from the coding sequence ATGGCTATGAAGATATCGGTTGAATGTACCGCCTGCGGAATATGCGAACCGGAATGTCCCTTGACTGCGATTTCCGAGGGCGAAGATATATATATTATCGATCCCGAAGTATGTAATGAGTGCGAGGAGCAGGAAGGCGACTCGCACTGCGTTGCGGTCTGCCCGGTCGATTGTATCGAACTTTATTAG